One Cellulomonas sp. NS3 genomic region harbors:
- a CDS encoding L-rhamnose mutarotase: protein MARVCFLSRIRPDRIDVYRARHAEVWPEMLEALRETGWRDYTLHLAPDGLLVGVVDVDDFDAAREAMAAREVNARWQAQMAELFGSDGPPDEGFVVLECVFDLDAQLAALGGDGAPR from the coding sequence ATGGCCCGCGTCTGCTTCCTGTCCCGCATCCGTCCCGACCGGATCGACGTCTACCGCGCACGGCACGCGGAGGTGTGGCCGGAGATGCTCGAGGCGCTGCGCGAGACGGGGTGGCGCGACTACACGCTGCACCTCGCGCCGGACGGGCTGCTCGTGGGCGTGGTCGACGTGGACGACTTCGACGCGGCGCGGGAGGCGATGGCGGCGCGCGAGGTCAACGCGCGGTGGCAGGCGCAGATGGCCGAGCTGTTCGGGTCCGACGGGCCGCCCGACGAGGGTTTCGTCGTGCTCGAGTGCGTCTTCGACCTCGACGCGCAGCTCGCGGCGCTGGGTGGGGACGGCGCCCCGCGCTGA
- a CDS encoding glycoside hydrolase family 3 N-terminal domain-containing protein, with product MTDIDLGVARPDTTSDGPWSDRVVALQQQMTLREKLAQLVGLWVGAGADGEVVAPLQDAMLGEQAPPFEEFAGDGLGHLTRIFGTRPVEPEAGRRALRDAQRWLVANTRLGIPAIAHEECLTGLAAWKATTFPTPLAWGASFDADLVERMGAAIGASMADLGVHQGLAPVLDVIQDPRWGRVDECISEDPYVVATIGTAYVRGLQSAGIVATLKHFVGYSASRAGRNLAPVHAGPRELADLLLPPFEMAVLDGGARSVMHSYAEVDGVPAAADRTLLTELLREQWGFDGTVVADYFGVAFLHTLHAVAGDLADAARQALEAGVDIELPTGNAFLEPLAMAVECGDVSSGLVDLAVLRVLTQKEELGLLDADFSADPRDGGVDLDPAEHRALAARLAEESVVLLANDGVLPLRGPARVAVVGPNAHRPEALFGCYSFVNHVLPQHPGTELGIDVATVLDALRGELTGAEVTYARGCEVDDEVRDGIADAVSAAGLADVAVVVVGDQAGLFGRGTVGEGCDRDSLELPGVQRELVEAVVATGTPVVLVLLTGRPYAIGWAVEGCAAVVQAFFPGEEGAAAIAGVLSGRVNPSGRLPVSLPNSAGTQPYSYLHPPLGGASSVSSVATAPVLPFGHGLAYTTFSYPGLVLRDSEVPTDGTIHVAVDVRNDGDRAGAEVVQLYGHDVVGSVTRPVAQLLAYARVELAPGEQATVHLAVPTTRLAFSDRSLRRVVEPGAVDVWVGRSCEDRVLEGRVTLVGSVHPVTVADPRCAQVDVTRAS from the coding sequence GTGACAGACATCGACCTGGGCGTCGCGCGCCCGGACACCACCTCCGACGGCCCCTGGAGCGACCGGGTCGTCGCCCTCCAGCAGCAGATGACGCTGCGGGAGAAGCTCGCGCAGCTCGTCGGCCTGTGGGTCGGCGCCGGCGCGGACGGTGAGGTCGTCGCCCCGCTGCAGGACGCGATGCTCGGGGAGCAGGCGCCGCCGTTCGAGGAGTTCGCGGGGGACGGCCTCGGCCACCTGACGCGCATCTTCGGGACGCGTCCCGTCGAGCCCGAGGCCGGTCGGCGCGCGCTGCGGGACGCCCAGCGCTGGCTCGTCGCGAACACCCGCCTCGGCATCCCGGCGATCGCGCACGAGGAGTGCCTCACGGGGCTCGCGGCGTGGAAGGCCACGACGTTCCCGACGCCGCTCGCGTGGGGCGCGAGCTTCGACGCCGACCTCGTCGAGCGCATGGGCGCGGCGATCGGCGCGAGCATGGCGGACCTCGGGGTGCACCAGGGCCTCGCGCCCGTGCTCGACGTCATCCAGGACCCCCGCTGGGGCAGGGTCGACGAGTGCATCAGCGAGGACCCGTACGTCGTCGCCACGATCGGCACCGCGTACGTGCGCGGGCTGCAGAGCGCGGGGATCGTCGCGACGCTCAAGCACTTCGTCGGGTACTCGGCGTCGCGGGCCGGACGCAACCTCGCGCCGGTCCACGCCGGGCCGCGCGAGCTCGCGGACCTGCTGCTCCCGCCGTTCGAGATGGCGGTGCTCGACGGCGGTGCCCGCTCGGTCATGCACTCGTACGCGGAGGTCGACGGCGTCCCCGCCGCGGCCGACCGCACCCTGCTCACGGAGCTGCTGCGGGAGCAGTGGGGCTTCGACGGCACGGTCGTCGCCGACTACTTCGGTGTCGCGTTCCTGCACACGCTGCACGCCGTCGCCGGCGACCTCGCGGACGCCGCGCGCCAGGCGCTCGAGGCGGGCGTGGACATCGAGCTCCCCACGGGCAACGCGTTCCTCGAGCCGCTCGCGATGGCCGTCGAGTGCGGCGACGTCTCCTCGGGCCTCGTGGACCTCGCCGTCCTGCGGGTGCTGACGCAGAAGGAGGAGCTCGGGCTGCTCGACGCCGACTTCAGCGCGGATCCCCGGGATGGCGGCGTCGACCTCGACCCCGCCGAGCACCGGGCGCTCGCGGCGCGGCTGGCCGAGGAGTCGGTCGTGCTGCTCGCCAACGACGGGGTGCTGCCGCTGCGCGGTCCGGCCCGCGTGGCCGTGGTCGGCCCGAACGCGCACCGCCCCGAGGCGCTCTTCGGCTGCTACTCGTTCGTCAACCACGTGCTGCCCCAGCACCCGGGGACCGAGCTCGGCATCGACGTCGCGACGGTCCTCGACGCGCTGCGCGGCGAGCTCACGGGTGCCGAGGTCACGTACGCGCGCGGGTGCGAGGTCGACGACGAGGTGCGCGACGGCATCGCGGACGCGGTGTCCGCCGCGGGCCTGGCCGACGTCGCGGTCGTCGTCGTCGGCGACCAGGCGGGCCTGTTCGGGCGCGGGACGGTCGGCGAGGGGTGCGACCGGGACAGCCTCGAGCTGCCCGGCGTCCAGCGCGAGCTCGTCGAGGCCGTCGTCGCGACGGGGACGCCCGTCGTGCTCGTGCTGCTCACCGGGCGCCCGTACGCGATCGGGTGGGCGGTCGAGGGCTGTGCGGCCGTGGTGCAGGCCTTCTTCCCGGGCGAGGAGGGCGCCGCCGCGATCGCGGGCGTCCTGTCCGGCCGGGTCAACCCCTCGGGCCGGCTGCCCGTGAGCCTGCCGAACTCGGCGGGGACGCAGCCGTACTCCTACCTCCACCCGCCGCTCGGCGGTGCGTCGTCGGTGAGCAGCGTCGCCACCGCGCCGGTGCTGCCGTTCGGCCACGGCCTGGCGTACACGACGTTCTCCTACCCGGGCCTCGTGCTGCGCGACTCCGAGGTGCCCACGGACGGCACGATCCACGTGGCGGTCGACGTGCGCAACGACGGCGACCGCGCGGGAGCCGAGGTCGTCCAGCTGTACGGGCACGACGTCGTCGGCTCGGTCACGCGGCCCGTCGCGCAGCTCCTCGCGTACGCGCGCGTCGAGCTCGCGCCGGGGGAGCAGGCCACGGTGCACCTCGCCGTGCCGACGACACGGCTCGCATTCAGCGACCGCAGCCTGCGCCGCGTCGTCGAGCCCGGGGCCGTGGACGTCTGGGTGGGCCGCTCGTGCGAGGACCGCGTGCTCGAGGGGCGGGTGACGCTCGTGGGGAGCGTGCACCCGGTCACCGTCGCGGACCCGCGCTGCGCGCAGGTGGACGTGACGCGCGCGTCGTAG
- a CDS encoding carbohydrate ABC transporter permease, which produces MSAPAVTPAPGRPAVLETPRRRRGSSATGGNPLVYVAALVVAAATLGPVLYAILGGFRSNAQLAAEPVGLPDPWVVSNYVNVLTSASFWRYAFNSTVISLITTVIVAVFGVMAAYPLARYQFRGRAMLTTVFTMGLLFPLTVAIIPLFLMIRDLNLNNTFWGVALPQAAFALPMTIVILRPFLMALPKELEEAAMIDGTSRVGFFWRILLPLSGPGLVTVGVLAFVASWNAYLLPLLILSDPTTQTLPLGVASFSSEHAQDTAGVLAFTSLAMIPALVFFLAMEKRIVNGLQGAVKG; this is translated from the coding sequence ATGAGCGCCCCTGCCGTGACGCCCGCCCCGGGTCGGCCGGCTGTGCTGGAGACCCCGCGTCGCCGGCGTGGCTCGTCCGCCACGGGCGGCAACCCGCTCGTCTACGTCGCGGCCCTCGTCGTCGCGGCGGCGACCCTCGGGCCCGTGCTCTACGCGATCCTCGGCGGCTTCCGCTCGAACGCGCAGCTCGCCGCGGAGCCCGTCGGCCTGCCCGACCCGTGGGTCGTCAGCAACTACGTCAACGTGCTGACGTCCGCGAGCTTCTGGCGGTACGCGTTCAACTCGACGGTGATCTCGCTCATCACGACCGTGATCGTCGCCGTCTTCGGCGTCATGGCGGCGTACCCGCTCGCGCGGTACCAGTTCCGGGGCCGCGCGATGCTCACGACGGTCTTCACGATGGGCCTGCTGTTCCCGCTGACGGTCGCGATCATCCCGCTGTTCCTGATGATCCGTGACCTCAACCTGAACAACACGTTCTGGGGCGTCGCGCTCCCGCAGGCGGCGTTCGCGCTGCCGATGACGATCGTGATCCTGCGCCCGTTCCTCATGGCGCTGCCCAAGGAGCTCGAGGAGGCGGCCATGATCGACGGCACGTCGCGCGTCGGGTTCTTCTGGCGGATCCTCCTGCCGCTCTCGGGCCCCGGCCTCGTGACGGTCGGCGTGCTCGCGTTCGTCGCGTCCTGGAACGCGTACCTGCTGCCGCTGCTGATCCTCAGCGACCCGACGACGCAGACGCTGCCGCTCGGGGTCGCGAGCTTCTCGAGCGAGCACGCGCAGGACACCGCGGGGGTGCTGGCGTTCACCTCGCTCGCGATGATCCCGGCGCTGGTCTTCTTCCTGGCGATGGAGAAGCGCATCGTCAACGGCCTGCAGGGCGCGGTCAAGGGCTGA
- a CDS encoding carbohydrate ABC transporter permease yields the protein MADDVTARPTRTDVAATPRDTARAADRAPRSAARAAGGRPRASVTVEWRKRLEILFFVTPALALFAVFVVTPVLQAVRYSTYKWNGLGPMDDFVGLQNYANALRDQVFTGAVTHNLIIIVLSIVIQLPLGLAIALLLNREIRGRAAMRVIIFVPYVLAEVVAGVVWLMLLQPGGLVDAVFDGLGLSAAKQLWLGNPEIALYTVMVVLTWKYLGLAIILFLAGLQGVPTDLYEAAQLDGASWWQVQRRITIPLLGPTIRTWGFLSMIGSLQLFDMVWILTKGGPANSTMTMATYLINQGTNRSLYGYASAVAVLLFGISLVLAALYQYFVLRRDNQDAPKPRKVQR from the coding sequence GTGGCAGACGACGTGACCGCACGCCCGACGCGCACGGACGTCGCTGCCACCCCTCGCGACACCGCGCGTGCCGCCGACCGGGCTCCCCGGTCGGCGGCCCGCGCCGCGGGCGGGCGGCCGCGTGCCTCGGTCACCGTGGAGTGGCGCAAGCGCCTGGAGATCCTCTTCTTCGTCACCCCGGCTCTCGCGCTGTTCGCCGTGTTCGTCGTGACGCCGGTCCTCCAGGCCGTGCGCTACTCGACGTACAAGTGGAACGGCCTCGGCCCGATGGACGACTTCGTCGGGCTCCAGAACTACGCGAACGCGCTGCGCGACCAGGTCTTCACCGGCGCGGTCACGCACAACCTGATCATCATCGTGCTGTCGATCGTGATCCAGCTGCCCCTGGGTCTGGCGATCGCGCTGCTGCTCAACCGGGAGATCCGGGGCCGCGCGGCGATGCGCGTCATCATCTTCGTCCCGTACGTCCTCGCCGAGGTCGTCGCCGGTGTCGTGTGGCTCATGCTGCTGCAGCCCGGCGGCCTCGTGGACGCCGTGTTCGACGGGCTCGGTCTCTCGGCCGCCAAGCAGCTGTGGCTCGGCAACCCGGAGATCGCGCTCTACACCGTGATGGTGGTGCTGACCTGGAAGTACCTGGGTCTCGCGATCATCCTGTTCCTCGCCGGCCTCCAGGGCGTCCCGACGGACCTCTACGAGGCGGCGCAGCTCGACGGTGCGTCGTGGTGGCAGGTGCAGCGCCGGATCACCATCCCGCTGCTCGGCCCGACGATCCGGACGTGGGGCTTCCTGTCGATGATCGGCTCACTGCAGCTGTTCGACATGGTGTGGATCCTCACCAAGGGCGGCCCGGCGAACTCGACGATGACCATGGCGACGTACCTGATCAACCAGGGGACCAACCGGAGCCTGTACGGCTACGCGTCCGCCGTCGCGGTGCTGCTGTTCGGCATCTCGCTCGTGCTCGCCGCCCTCTACCAGTACTTCGTCCTGCGCCGTGACAACCAGGACGCCCCCAAGCCGAGGAAGGTCCAGCGATGA
- a CDS encoding extracellular solute-binding protein: MARNRLLSAVAMTAGVALLAAGCSGGGSGNTSDDSADGTTLTWWHNSNNEPGKGYYEKVAADFEAANPGVTVEISALAHEDMLTKLDASFQTGDTPDVYMERGGGELAAHVEAGLVQDLTDGSSEAIEKIGGSVAGWQVDGKTYALPFSLGVVGFWYNKALFEQAGITEPPATMTDLVAVADKLKAAGIEPISVGAGDKWPAAHYWYYLALRHCSEQVLTDAVTLKDFSDPCFVAAGEDLEKLILAEPFNSGFLATPAQTGPTSASGLLATRKVAMELAGHWEPGVMQGLTEDKQGLGADTGWFPFPAVEGGEGDPAAALGGGDAWACSAEAPPECVDFVNYLLSDEVQIGFAEQSMGLPTNPAATGSVADPALAELLTFRDEAPFVQLYFDTAFGENIGGAMNDEIALLFAGQGTPQGIVDATQAAAESE, from the coding sequence ATGGCGAGGAACCGACTGCTCTCGGCTGTTGCGATGACTGCCGGAGTGGCCCTGCTGGCCGCCGGATGCAGCGGCGGTGGGAGCGGCAACACGTCCGACGACTCCGCGGACGGCACCACGCTCACCTGGTGGCACAACTCCAACAACGAGCCCGGCAAGGGCTACTACGAGAAGGTGGCGGCCGACTTCGAGGCCGCCAACCCGGGCGTGACCGTCGAGATCAGCGCGCTGGCGCACGAGGACATGCTCACCAAGCTCGACGCGTCCTTCCAGACGGGCGACACCCCCGACGTCTACATGGAGCGCGGCGGCGGCGAGCTCGCGGCGCACGTCGAGGCCGGCCTGGTCCAGGACCTGACCGACGGCTCGTCGGAGGCCATCGAGAAGATCGGCGGCTCGGTCGCGGGCTGGCAGGTCGACGGCAAGACCTACGCGCTGCCGTTCTCCCTCGGCGTCGTGGGCTTCTGGTACAACAAGGCGCTCTTCGAGCAGGCCGGCATCACCGAGCCGCCCGCCACGATGACCGACCTCGTCGCCGTGGCGGACAAGCTCAAGGCCGCGGGCATCGAGCCGATCTCGGTCGGCGCGGGCGACAAGTGGCCCGCCGCGCACTACTGGTACTACCTGGCCCTGCGCCACTGCAGCGAGCAGGTCCTGACGGACGCCGTCACGCTCAAGGACTTCTCGGACCCGTGCTTCGTCGCGGCCGGCGAGGACCTCGAGAAGCTCATCCTGGCCGAGCCGTTCAACTCCGGCTTCCTCGCCACGCCGGCGCAGACCGGCCCGACGAGCGCCTCCGGCCTCCTCGCGACGCGCAAGGTCGCCATGGAGCTCGCCGGTCACTGGGAGCCCGGCGTCATGCAGGGGCTCACCGAGGACAAGCAGGGCCTCGGCGCCGACACCGGCTGGTTCCCGTTCCCGGCGGTCGAGGGCGGCGAGGGTGACCCCGCCGCGGCGCTCGGCGGCGGCGACGCGTGGGCGTGCTCGGCGGAGGCCCCGCCGGAGTGCGTCGACTTCGTGAACTACCTGCTGAGCGACGAGGTCCAGATCGGCTTCGCCGAGCAGAGCATGGGCCTGCCGACCAACCCCGCCGCGACCGGCTCGGTGGCCGACCCGGCACTCGCCGAGCTGCTCACGTTCCGCGACGAGGCGCCGTTCGTCCAGCTGTACTTCGACACGGCCTTCGGTGAGAACATCGGAGGGGCGATGAACGACGAGATCGCGCTGCTGTTCGCCGGCCAGGGGACCCCCCAGGGCATCGTCGACGCCACGCAGGCCGCGGCCGAGAGCGAGTGA
- a CDS encoding LacI family DNA-binding transcriptional regulator, with amino-acid sequence MTERQQLPRGAEDLHRVTITDVARAAGVSVATVSKVINERYGVAARTSEHVQRVIEQLGYESSLVARSLRSHRTHVIGILVPEFEPFSTEVLKGTSRAITGTGYELLAYSGGGRAGEVVGWERRYLSRLSGTLIDGAIMMTPTVVRTAGSVPVVAIDPHAGPADSPTVDADSYAGAVMATEHLLQLGHRRIGFLGGRPDLDSARLREDGYRDALASAGIPVDPDLVRLGGYRRQVATAPTRELLSLADRPTAIFAANDLSAIGVLDVAYELGLSVPADLSVVGFDNVPESALTEPPLTTVQQPLQEMGAQAVHLLLRLVHGEPGASTHVRLPTSLVRRGSTAPPSTTSVARR; translated from the coding sequence GTGACCGAGCGTCAGCAGCTCCCTCGCGGGGCCGAGGACCTCCACCGCGTGACGATCACCGACGTCGCACGCGCGGCGGGGGTCTCCGTCGCGACCGTCTCCAAGGTGATCAACGAGCGCTACGGCGTCGCGGCCCGCACGTCCGAGCACGTGCAGCGCGTGATCGAGCAGCTCGGGTACGAGTCGAGCCTCGTCGCCCGGAGCCTGCGCAGCCACAGGACGCACGTGATCGGCATCCTCGTGCCCGAGTTCGAGCCGTTCAGCACCGAGGTCCTCAAGGGCACGTCCCGCGCGATCACCGGGACGGGCTACGAGCTGCTCGCCTACTCGGGCGGCGGCCGGGCGGGTGAGGTCGTGGGCTGGGAGCGCCGCTACCTGTCGCGGCTCAGCGGCACGCTGATCGACGGCGCCATCATGATGACGCCCACCGTGGTCCGGACCGCCGGCTCCGTGCCGGTCGTCGCGATCGACCCCCACGCGGGCCCCGCGGACAGCCCCACCGTCGACGCCGACAGCTATGCGGGTGCGGTCATGGCGACCGAGCACCTCCTGCAGCTCGGGCACCGGCGCATCGGCTTCCTCGGCGGGCGCCCCGACCTCGACTCCGCCCGGCTGCGCGAGGACGGCTACCGGGACGCGCTCGCGTCGGCGGGCATCCCGGTCGACCCGGACCTCGTCCGGCTCGGCGGCTACCGGCGGCAGGTCGCCACGGCGCCCACGCGCGAGCTGCTGTCCCTGGCCGACCGGCCGACCGCGATCTTCGCGGCGAACGACCTCTCGGCGATCGGCGTCCTGGACGTCGCGTACGAGCTCGGCCTCTCGGTGCCGGCCGACCTCTCGGTCGTGGGCTTCGACAACGTGCCGGAGTCCGCCCTCACGGAGCCCCCGCTGACGACCGTGCAGCAGCCGCTGCAGGAGATGGGCGCACAGGCGGTGCACCTCCTGCTGCGGCTCGTCCACGGCGAGCCCGGCGCGAGCACGCACGTACGCCTGCCGACGTCGCTCGTCCGGCGCGGCTCGACGGCTCCGCCGAGCACGACGAGCGTCGCCCGTCGCTGA